The Catenuloplanes niger genome includes a window with the following:
- a CDS encoding DUF6232 family protein, producing MTVYYRDDSVEVTSSRLRVEAAAYPISQLEYVWHTRSRFTSRGAARRLVRWLIVTALTIPGVLLALFLIGLPFIQVDGDLNVGVLALGVAACVVLALALAPLLEVPLTMLDRINDRGVEQHELWAQIVGEQVLLLRTHDATKFGQIYRAVQRAVEETG from the coding sequence GTGACCGTCTACTACCGGGACGACAGCGTCGAGGTGACCTCCAGCCGGCTCCGGGTCGAGGCGGCCGCCTACCCGATCTCGCAACTGGAGTACGTCTGGCACACCCGCAGCCGCTTCACCTCGCGCGGCGCGGCCCGGCGCCTGGTCCGCTGGCTGATCGTCACGGCGCTCACGATTCCCGGCGTGCTGCTCGCGCTCTTCCTGATCGGACTGCCGTTCATCCAGGTCGACGGCGACCTGAACGTCGGCGTGCTGGCGCTCGGCGTGGCCGCGTGCGTGGTGCTGGCGCTCGCGCTCGCACCGCTGCTGGAGGTCCCGCTCACCATGCTGGACCGGATCAACGACCGTGGCGTGGAGCAGCACGAACTATGGGCGCAGATCGTCGGCGAGCAGGTCCTGCTGCTGCGGACGCACGACGCGACGAAGTTCGGCCAGATCTACCGCGCGGTCCAGCGCGCCGTGGAGGAGACCGGCTGA
- a CDS encoding ABC transporter ATP-binding protein — protein sequence MGSVSEDLVIALESASVVRSGTHLLRDVSWQVELDERWVVLGPNGAGKTTLLNLAAGRLHPSTGTVHVLNERLGRTDVNELRTRIGISTAHLAQQIPGEERVVDAVLTAAWSVVGRWRESYEKQDESRGRALLHQFGVGQLADRTFGTLSEGERKRVLIARALMTDPELLLLDEPAAGLDLGAREDLVGRLSTLAMDPDAPATVLVTHHVEEIPPGFTHALLLREGSVVAQGLLTDVITGDNLSKAFGLPLVVERSAGRYTARAA from the coding sequence ATGGGAAGCGTGTCTGAGGATCTCGTGATCGCCCTGGAGTCGGCCAGCGTCGTGCGTTCCGGCACGCATCTCCTGCGGGACGTGAGCTGGCAGGTCGAGCTGGACGAACGGTGGGTCGTGCTGGGGCCGAACGGCGCGGGCAAGACCACGCTGCTCAACCTGGCCGCCGGCCGGCTGCACCCGAGCACCGGCACGGTGCACGTGCTGAACGAGCGGCTCGGCCGCACCGACGTCAACGAGCTGCGCACCCGGATCGGCATCTCCACCGCGCACCTGGCCCAGCAGATCCCGGGCGAGGAGCGGGTGGTCGACGCGGTGCTCACCGCGGCCTGGTCGGTGGTCGGCCGCTGGCGGGAGAGCTACGAGAAGCAGGACGAGTCGCGCGGCCGGGCGCTGCTGCACCAGTTCGGCGTCGGCCAGCTGGCCGACCGCACGTTCGGCACGCTGTCCGAGGGCGAGCGCAAGCGGGTGCTGATCGCCCGGGCGCTGATGACCGACCCGGAGCTGCTGCTGCTCGACGAGCCGGCCGCCGGGCTGGACCTGGGCGCGCGCGAGGACCTGGTCGGCCGGCTGTCCACGCTCGCGATGGACCCGGACGCGCCGGCCACCGTGCTGGTCACCCACCACGTCGAGGAGATACCGCCGGGCTTCACCCACGCGCTGCTGCTGCGCGAGGGGTCGGTTGTGGCGCAAGGCCTGCTCACCGACGTGATCACGGGTGACAATCTGTCCAAGGCGTTCGGCCTGCCGCTGGTGGTGGAGCGCTCCGCCGGGCGGTACACCGCCCGCGCGGCCTGA
- a CDS encoding enoyl-CoA hydratase/isomerase family protein codes for MGEFVRLEIADGIGTIRLDRPPMNALNTQVQEELRAAATAAAGDDAVRAVVVHGGEKVFAAGADIKEMAGLDYARMSARAGALSSAFDAVAKIPKPVVAAITGYALGGGCELALACDWRVIADDARLGQPEIKLGVIPGAGGTQRLARLIGPARAKDLIFTGRMVDADEALRIGLADRVVPAAEVYPTAVELVSAFRTGPAQALRAAKAAIDGGLGMDLAAGLAWESQLFASLFATRDQKIGMDAFVAKEKPRFTGS; via the coding sequence ATGGGCGAGTTCGTGCGGCTGGAGATCGCGGACGGCATCGGGACGATCCGGCTGGACCGGCCGCCGATGAACGCGTTGAACACCCAGGTGCAGGAGGAACTGCGGGCGGCGGCCACGGCCGCGGCCGGCGACGACGCGGTACGCGCGGTGGTGGTCCACGGCGGCGAGAAGGTCTTCGCGGCCGGCGCCGACATCAAGGAGATGGCCGGCCTGGACTACGCGCGGATGAGCGCCCGGGCCGGCGCGCTGTCCAGCGCGTTCGACGCGGTCGCGAAGATCCCGAAGCCGGTCGTCGCCGCGATCACCGGGTACGCGCTGGGCGGCGGCTGCGAACTCGCGCTCGCCTGCGACTGGCGGGTGATCGCGGACGATGCCCGGCTCGGCCAGCCGGAGATCAAGCTCGGTGTCATCCCGGGCGCGGGCGGCACCCAGCGGCTCGCCCGGCTGATCGGCCCGGCCCGCGCCAAGGACCTGATCTTCACCGGGCGGATGGTGGACGCGGACGAGGCGCTGCGGATCGGGCTGGCCGACCGGGTGGTGCCGGCGGCCGAGGTCTACCCCACCGCGGTGGAGCTGGTGTCCGCGTTCCGGACCGGGCCGGCGCAGGCGCTGCGGGCGGCGAAGGCCGCGATCGACGGCGGGCTGGGGATGGACCTCGCGGCCGGGCTCGCCTGGGAGAGTCAGCTCTTCGCGTCGCTGTTCGCCACCCGGGACCAGAAGATCGGGATGGACGCGTTCGTGGCGAAGGAGAAACCCCGGTTCACCGGTTCCTGA
- a CDS encoding acetolactate synthase: MTMIEGHGGDLALAALRAYGVTEMFTLSGGHVFPLYDAAHKAGFPIYDVRHEQSAVFAAEAVAKLRRTPGLAVLTAGPGVTNGVSGLTSAFFNGSPVLVLGGRAPSFRWGSGSLQEIDHVPIVAPVTKHAATVASAPDIPAAIGLALRTALAPHRGPAFLDLPLEVVFSVASAEISAAPVELAEADPDEVSRAAALLAGAERPVIIAGSDVWAGDAVDALRAAAEALDVPVFTNGMGRGALPPGHRLTFAKSRRAALKGADVVAVIGTPLDFRLGFGDFGAATVVHVVDAPAQRATHVTPAASPAGDLRAILTAFADHAGARTPHDDWVRGLRETEDAAAAKHAAEMAAESDPIKPGRVYGELRKVLEPDAITIGDGGDFVSYAGRYLEPARPGTWLDPGPYGCLGTGTGYAMGARVTYPDRQICVLMGDGAAGFSLMDAESLVRQNLPVVIVVGNNGIWGLEKHPMRAMYGYDVAADLQPELRYDDIVRALGGAGETVAKAGDLGPALERAFAAGVPYLVNVLTDPTDAYPRSSNLA; the protein is encoded by the coding sequence ATGACGATGATCGAGGGGCACGGCGGCGACCTGGCACTGGCGGCGCTCCGCGCGTACGGCGTCACGGAGATGTTCACGCTCTCCGGTGGGCACGTCTTCCCGCTGTACGACGCGGCGCACAAGGCCGGGTTCCCGATCTACGACGTGCGGCACGAGCAGTCCGCGGTGTTCGCGGCCGAGGCGGTGGCGAAGCTGCGGCGCACGCCCGGGCTGGCCGTGCTGACCGCCGGTCCGGGCGTCACAAACGGCGTGTCCGGGTTGACCAGCGCGTTCTTCAACGGGTCGCCGGTGCTGGTGCTGGGCGGCCGGGCGCCGTCGTTCCGGTGGGGCTCCGGGTCGCTGCAGGAGATCGATCACGTGCCGATCGTGGCGCCGGTGACGAAGCACGCGGCCACGGTCGCGTCCGCGCCGGACATCCCGGCCGCGATCGGGCTCGCGCTGCGCACCGCGCTCGCGCCGCACCGGGGGCCGGCGTTCCTGGACCTGCCGCTGGAGGTGGTCTTCTCGGTGGCGTCGGCCGAGATCTCCGCGGCACCCGTCGAGCTCGCCGAGGCCGACCCCGACGAGGTATCCCGCGCCGCCGCACTGCTGGCCGGCGCCGAGCGGCCGGTGATCATCGCGGGCTCGGACGTCTGGGCCGGCGACGCCGTCGACGCGCTGCGGGCCGCGGCCGAGGCACTGGACGTGCCGGTGTTCACGAACGGGATGGGCCGCGGCGCGCTGCCGCCCGGCCACCGGCTGACGTTCGCCAAGTCCCGCCGGGCCGCGCTCAAGGGCGCGGACGTGGTCGCGGTGATCGGGACGCCGCTGGACTTCCGGCTCGGCTTCGGCGACTTCGGCGCGGCCACCGTGGTGCACGTGGTGGACGCGCCGGCGCAGCGGGCCACGCACGTCACCCCGGCCGCCTCGCCCGCCGGGGACCTGCGGGCGATCCTGACCGCGTTCGCGGACCACGCCGGGGCGCGCACGCCGCACGACGACTGGGTGCGCGGGCTGCGCGAGACGGAGGACGCGGCGGCCGCGAAGCACGCGGCGGAGATGGCGGCGGAGAGCGACCCGATCAAGCCGGGCCGGGTCTACGGCGAGCTGCGCAAGGTGCTGGAGCCGGACGCGATCACGATCGGTGACGGCGGCGACTTCGTGTCGTACGCGGGCCGCTACCTGGAACCGGCGCGCCCCGGCACCTGGCTGGACCCGGGACCGTACGGCTGCCTCGGCACCGGCACGGGCTACGCGATGGGTGCCCGCGTCACGTACCCGGACCGGCAGATCTGCGTGCTGATGGGCGACGGCGCGGCCGGCTTCTCGCTGATGGACGCGGAGTCCCTGGTCCGGCAGAACCTGCCGGTGGTCATCGTGGTCGGCAACAACGGCATCTGGGGCCTGGAGAAACACCCGATGCGCGCGATGTACGGGTACGACGTGGCCGCCGACCTGCAGCCGGAGCTGCGCTACGACGACATCGTGCGCGCGCTCGGCGGCGCGGGCGAGACCGTGGCGAAGGCCGGCGACCTGGGCCCGGCGCTGGAGCGCGCGTTCGCCGCGGGCGTCCCCTACCTGGTCAACGTGCTCACCGACCCCACCGACGCCTACCCGAGGTCCAGCAACCTGGCGTAG
- a CDS encoding ribokinase: MTRVVVAGSANMDLVGIAPRLPQPGETVLGTEFLQMPGGKGANQAIAAARAGAQTCFLGAIGSDAFGVTLKARLGASGVDASRVRIVYGTSGVAVIMVDTRGENSIIATPGANAAFTRLTDQELTAVRDADVLVCQLEIPVETVTEAAVTAHAAGTRVILNAAPAQRLPSELLDAVDLLVVNEGEAAMITGRGRDEPRALLDYVSRAVLTLGAEGACFVDRDGTELRVPPFAVETVDSTAAGDAFTGALAVAWGEGRDLPDAVRWACAAGAACVRRLGASNSLPTRADIDALYAAATP, encoded by the coding sequence ATGACTCGGGTGGTCGTCGCCGGCAGCGCGAACATGGACCTGGTCGGGATCGCGCCGCGGCTGCCGCAGCCCGGCGAGACCGTGCTCGGCACCGAGTTCCTGCAGATGCCCGGCGGCAAGGGCGCGAACCAGGCGATCGCGGCCGCGCGCGCCGGTGCGCAGACCTGCTTCCTGGGCGCGATCGGGTCGGACGCGTTCGGTGTGACGCTGAAGGCCCGGCTCGGCGCGTCCGGCGTGGACGCGTCCCGGGTCCGGATCGTCTACGGCACGTCCGGCGTCGCGGTCATCATGGTCGACACCAGGGGCGAGAACTCGATCATCGCGACGCCGGGCGCGAACGCCGCGTTCACCCGGCTCACCGATCAGGAGCTGACCGCGGTACGGGACGCGGACGTGCTCGTCTGCCAGCTGGAGATCCCGGTCGAGACGGTCACCGAGGCCGCGGTCACGGCGCACGCGGCCGGCACCCGGGTGATCCTCAACGCGGCGCCCGCCCAGCGGCTGCCGTCCGAGCTGCTGGACGCGGTGGACCTGCTGGTGGTGAACGAGGGCGAGGCCGCGATGATCACCGGCAGGGGCCGGGACGAGCCGCGCGCGCTGCTCGACTACGTCAGCCGGGCCGTGCTCACGCTCGGCGCGGAGGGCGCCTGCTTCGTCGACCGGGACGGCACCGAGCTGCGCGTGCCGCCCTTCGCGGTCGAGACCGTGGACTCCACCGCCGCCGGCGACGCGTTCACCGGCGCGCTGGCCGTGGCCTGGGGCGAGGGGCGGGACCTGCCGGACGCGGTCCGCTGGGCCTGCGCCGCCGGTGCGGCCTGCGTGCGCCGCCTCGGTGCCAGCAACTCGCTGCCGACCCGCGCGGACATCGACGCGCTCTACGCCGCCGCCACCCCGTGA
- a CDS encoding methyl-accepting chemotaxis protein yields MRRRAKGSAPADDGEALTVIAQICDRAAAGDLEARIPQLGDDPRAEAARQAVNRLLDTTDAFVRESGAALTASAENRFHRRFLPRGMRGSFEQAATTINLASDNMKEGVHAVDAAKLGRLELADQLESAVLTVSEQVATAATEMGATANNLSTFARDAVADAERGLGSVSSLRDASDQIRQAVDLITQIASQTRLLALNATIEAARAGEAGRGFSVVANEVKTLATETANSSESIINQVSTVQAAAVGAISVLERVTGNIREMSGLVEGIAAAVDGSHDVNQAGLSQLAEVLRSEVSRFVTLVRES; encoded by the coding sequence GTGAGGCGCCGCGCCAAGGGTTCGGCGCCCGCCGACGACGGCGAGGCGCTGACCGTCATCGCCCAGATCTGTGACCGGGCCGCGGCCGGTGACCTGGAGGCACGGATCCCGCAGCTCGGCGACGACCCGCGGGCCGAGGCCGCGCGCCAGGCCGTGAACCGGCTGCTCGACACCACGGACGCGTTCGTCCGGGAGTCCGGCGCCGCGCTCACCGCGTCCGCCGAGAACCGGTTCCACCGCCGCTTCCTGCCGCGCGGCATGCGCGGCTCGTTCGAGCAGGCCGCCACCACGATCAATCTGGCCAGCGACAACATGAAGGAGGGCGTGCACGCGGTCGACGCCGCCAAGTTGGGCCGGCTGGAGCTCGCCGACCAGCTGGAGTCCGCCGTGCTCACGGTCTCCGAGCAGGTCGCGACGGCGGCCACCGAGATGGGCGCGACCGCGAACAACCTCTCCACGTTCGCCCGGGACGCGGTCGCGGACGCGGAGCGCGGGCTCGGCTCGGTCAGCTCGCTGCGCGACGCGTCCGACCAGATCCGCCAGGCCGTCGACCTGATCACGCAGATCGCGTCGCAGACCCGCCTGCTGGCGCTGAACGCGACCATCGAGGCCGCCCGCGCCGGTGAGGCCGGGCGCGGCTTCAGCGTGGTCGCGAACGAGGTCAAGACGCTCGCCACCGAGACCGCGAACTCCAGCGAGAGCATCATCAACCAGGTCTCCACCGTCCAGGCGGCCGCGGTCGGCGCGATCTCCGTCCTGGAGCGGGTGACCGGCAACATCCGCGAGATGTCCGGCCTGGTCGAGGGCATCGCGGCCGCGGTCGACGGCAGTCACGACGTCAACCAGGCCGGCCTGTCGCAGCTGGCCGAGGTGCTGCGCTCCGAGGTGAGCCGCTTCGTCACCCTGGTCCGCGAGTCCTGA
- a CDS encoding PAS domain-containing protein yields MRRTAVQPTGIERTFADHEIIVTKTDMKGLLTYANDVFLRLSVFDEEDVIGKPHNIIRHPDMPRVVFKLLWDTLREGREIFAYVVNMASDGAEYWVLAHVTPSRDASGRIIGYHSSRRRPDRAAVNAVKELYGRLRAEENRHRSPSDGLDASWRMLQEELAARGRTYEEFVFDLTLGAAGTATTTSSHAPVPGTAAGDGRRNAGPAPSADHTASPSRANAPRAGTGRVHVTTNAARHQKPIKIVRNVTSGRNA; encoded by the coding sequence ATGAGACGAACAGCCGTACAGCCGACCGGCATCGAGCGGACCTTCGCCGATCACGAGATCATCGTGACCAAGACGGACATGAAGGGCCTGCTCACGTACGCCAACGACGTTTTCCTGCGCCTCTCCGTCTTCGACGAGGAGGACGTGATCGGGAAGCCGCACAACATCATTCGGCATCCCGACATGCCCCGCGTCGTGTTCAAGCTGCTCTGGGACACGCTGCGCGAGGGCCGCGAGATCTTCGCCTATGTGGTGAACATGGCCTCGGACGGCGCGGAGTACTGGGTGCTCGCGCACGTCACGCCGTCCCGCGACGCGTCCGGCCGGATCATCGGCTACCACTCGTCGCGGCGGCGCCCGGACCGGGCCGCGGTCAACGCGGTCAAGGAGCTCTACGGCCGGCTGCGCGCGGAGGAGAACCGGCACCGCAGCCCGTCCGACGGGCTGGACGCGTCGTGGCGGATGCTCCAGGAGGAGCTGGCCGCGCGCGGCCGCACGTACGAGGAGTTCGTCTTCGACCTCACGCTCGGTGCGGCCGGGACGGCGACGACCACCTCGTCGCACGCGCCGGTCCCGGGCACGGCGGCCGGGGACGGCCGGCGCAACGCCGGCCCGGCTCCGTCGGCGGACCACACCGCGTCCCCGTCGCGGGCCAACGCGCCGCGGGCCGGCACCGGGAGGGTGCACGTGACCACGAACGCCGCCAGGCACCAGAAACCGATCAAGATCGTGCGGAACGTGACGTCCGGCAGGAACGCGTGA
- a CDS encoding glycoside hydrolase family 3 protein has translation MTTIDPGLRRLALGTLLAAFRGPVAPEWARDLTAEGLAGFTLFGYNVETPDQLAALTASLREIRPSVLLAIDEEGGDVTRLAHATGSPYPGNAALGAAGDVEATRAIYRSIGLDLAALGINVNLAPTVDVNSADDNPVIGTRSFGADPTLVAAHAAAAVAGLQEARVAACAKHFPGHGDTVADSHTELPTVDVPLAVLRERELPPFEAAIGAGARTVMTAHIRVPVLTGDDPATFSPAVLHDLLRTEFGFTGAVITDALEMKGAAVAAGGIAPAAVRALAAGADLLCIGADVDAELVEEIVTEIVTAVADGRLAPDRLADAAGRNAALAAWTAQPAAAGPVDPSLPDTVARRAVRIDGSVAGLDLTGPLMVQLGSTSNMAEGRVPWGLGGFLPHADLIHVAAAEVTAQSLCDRAGTRPIILVGRHIHRFPASRALAESLAATHPTVIVELGWPSSSWRPAGACAVIRTHGATQPLAKAAAALLKP, from the coding sequence ATGACCACCATCGATCCCGGGCTGCGGCGCCTGGCACTGGGAACGCTGCTGGCGGCGTTCCGGGGCCCGGTCGCGCCGGAGTGGGCCCGCGACCTGACCGCCGAGGGCCTCGCCGGGTTCACGCTGTTCGGCTACAACGTGGAGACGCCGGACCAGCTGGCCGCGCTGACCGCGTCGCTGCGCGAGATCCGCCCGTCCGTGCTGCTCGCGATCGACGAGGAGGGTGGCGACGTCACCCGGCTCGCACACGCGACCGGCAGTCCGTACCCCGGGAACGCCGCGCTCGGCGCCGCCGGTGACGTCGAGGCGACCCGCGCGATCTACCGGTCGATCGGCCTGGACCTGGCCGCGCTCGGCATCAACGTCAACCTCGCGCCGACCGTGGACGTGAACTCCGCGGACGACAACCCGGTGATCGGCACCCGCTCGTTCGGGGCCGACCCCACGCTCGTCGCGGCACACGCCGCGGCCGCGGTCGCCGGACTGCAGGAGGCACGCGTCGCCGCCTGCGCCAAGCACTTCCCCGGACACGGCGACACGGTGGCGGACTCGCACACCGAACTGCCGACCGTGGACGTGCCGCTCGCCGTGCTCCGCGAACGGGAACTGCCGCCGTTCGAGGCCGCGATCGGCGCGGGCGCGCGCACCGTGATGACCGCGCACATCCGGGTGCCGGTGCTGACCGGCGACGACCCGGCCACGTTCAGCCCCGCCGTGCTGCACGACCTGCTGCGCACCGAGTTCGGCTTCACCGGCGCGGTGATCACCGACGCGCTGGAGATGAAGGGCGCAGCCGTCGCGGCCGGCGGCATCGCACCCGCCGCGGTCCGCGCGCTGGCCGCCGGCGCCGACCTGCTCTGCATCGGCGCGGACGTCGACGCGGAACTGGTCGAGGAGATCGTCACGGAGATCGTGACCGCGGTCGCGGACGGCCGCCTCGCCCCCGACCGGCTCGCGGACGCGGCCGGCCGCAACGCCGCGCTCGCCGCCTGGACCGCGCAGCCCGCCGCGGCCGGACCGGTCGACCCGTCACTGCCGGACACCGTCGCCCGCCGGGCCGTCCGGATCGACGGCTCCGTCGCCGGACTCGACCTGACCGGCCCGCTGATGGTGCAGCTCGGCTCCACCTCGAACATGGCGGAGGGACGCGTACCGTGGGGGCTCGGCGGCTTCCTGCCGCACGCCGACCTGATCCACGTGGCCGCGGCCGAGGTCACGGCACAATCGCTGTGCGACCGCGCCGGCACCCGGCCGATCATCCTGGTGGGCCGGCACATCCACCGCTTCCCGGCCAGCCGCGCACTCGCCGAGTCCCTCGCCGCCACGCACCCGACCGTGATCGTCGAACTCGGCTGGCCGTCGTCCTCCTGGCGCCCGGCCGGCGCGTGCGCGGTCATCCGCACCCACGGCGCCACCCAGCCACTCGCAAAGGCCGCAGCCGCACTGCTCAAACCCTGA
- a CDS encoding DUF6232 family protein — MATYYRDPAVEITSDRIALGDRAYPIAALHRVWHRRGARRWSGVVNRGALGLLMLGPLVAATFGILLALLLETSLVTTAAIVAGSVVVGLAAVPLADLLLDQVDRSYDRGTRELELWALVGGVPVRLLHSTDARRFNQIYRALQRAVESSPATPVNADPRPVLRRAPGRGAVAGQPVSSTARWTAR; from the coding sequence ATGGCCACGTACTACCGGGACCCGGCGGTCGAGATAACGTCGGACCGGATAGCGCTCGGCGACCGCGCCTACCCGATCGCCGCACTGCACCGCGTCTGGCACCGGCGCGGCGCCCGCCGCTGGTCCGGCGTCGTCAACCGCGGCGCGCTCGGCCTGCTCATGCTCGGCCCGCTGGTCGCCGCCACGTTCGGCATCCTGCTCGCGCTGCTGCTCGAGACCTCGCTGGTGACCACCGCCGCGATCGTGGCCGGCTCCGTGGTCGTCGGGCTGGCCGCGGTCCCGCTCGCCGACCTCCTCCTCGATCAGGTCGACCGCTCCTACGACCGCGGCACCCGCGAGCTCGAGCTGTGGGCCCTGGTCGGCGGCGTCCCGGTCCGGCTGCTGCACAGCACGGACGCCCGCCGCTTCAACCAGATCTACCGGGCGCTGCAACGCGCCGTCGAGAGCAGCCCCGCGACCCCGGTGAACGCGGATCCGCGGCCGGTGCTCCGGCGGGCACCCGGGCGCGGTGCGGTCGCGGGTCAGCCGGTCTCCTCCACGGCGCGCTGGACCGCGCGGTAG
- a CDS encoding GNAT family N-acetyltransferase, which yields MLDKRLYHHLVAWLGQWPPRQTVAVVGSERRILPGWDGKIHPFLGVGSPATGTVLSAAVPRVPALRALTDLPIDDLLAKVPDAVGAPDRQAFHGLFRWTTDPAPFPDAGEWTPVTDPVVPEWLRVFAPEVLIHRDPETGAYLAGVGIKRHDQHGNEISVGTEPAARGKGLARMLVAQAARRILDEGAIPTYLHDVTNIASSRVAENAGFPDRGWSFYGLED from the coding sequence ATGCTGGACAAGCGCCTCTATCACCATCTGGTGGCGTGGCTCGGGCAGTGGCCCCCGCGGCAGACCGTGGCGGTCGTCGGCTCCGAGCGCCGCATACTCCCCGGCTGGGATGGCAAGATCCACCCGTTCCTCGGCGTCGGCTCCCCGGCCACCGGCACGGTGCTGTCCGCCGCGGTGCCGCGCGTGCCGGCCCTGCGCGCGCTGACCGACCTGCCGATCGACGACCTGCTCGCCAAGGTGCCGGACGCGGTCGGCGCACCGGACCGGCAGGCGTTCCACGGCCTGTTCCGCTGGACCACCGACCCGGCCCCGTTCCCCGACGCCGGCGAATGGACCCCGGTCACCGACCCGGTGGTCCCGGAGTGGCTGCGCGTCTTCGCCCCCGAGGTGCTCATCCACCGCGACCCGGAGACCGGCGCCTACCTGGCCGGCGTCGGCATCAAACGGCACGACCAGCACGGCAACGAGATCTCCGTCGGCACCGAACCGGCCGCCCGCGGCAAGGGCCTGGCCCGCATGCTGGTCGCCCAGGCCGCCCGCCGGATCCTGGACGAGGGCGCGATCCCCACCTACCTGCACGACGTCACCAACATCGCGTCGTCCCGGGTCGCCGAGAACGCCGGCTTCCCCGACCGCGGCTGGTCCTTCTACGGCCTGGAGGACTGA
- a CDS encoding ROK family transcriptional regulator: MAVTPRPGTPRLLRALNDRAALELLLARGPLTRAQLGEMTGLSKVTASQLVERLEERGLVTRVGEQAGGRGPNAQLYAVTPGSAHVVGVDFGPDRVVAACADITGAVIGRVELSTKDTDDPVGVVHTAVVQAATSAHAEMATVRRVVLGTPGLVEPDTGDIRFAWDLPRWRHGLRDALGEDLHTPIAFANDVNLAAVAEAHVGAARGVDDFLLLWAGRGVGLAVVLGGRLHQGSTGAAGEIGYLPVPGAPIPRDTGKRGAKGAFQLLAGAEAVRVAGREHGFRGASAADVVRAAVAAGTRGGPFLDDLAARLALGVASAAVVLDPPMVVLAGEVGRAGGSALAERVQHEVAATTLVAPKVVVTEVTEEPVLQGALRTALDAVRDEVFGSTV; the protein is encoded by the coding sequence ATGGCCGTCACGCCGAGACCCGGCACTCCACGCCTGCTCCGCGCCCTGAACGACCGCGCCGCCCTGGAGCTTCTGCTGGCCCGCGGACCGCTCACCCGCGCGCAGCTCGGCGAGATGACCGGGCTCAGCAAGGTCACCGCATCCCAGCTGGTGGAACGGTTGGAGGAGCGCGGGCTCGTCACCCGGGTGGGTGAGCAGGCCGGCGGGCGCGGGCCGAACGCGCAGCTCTACGCGGTCACGCCGGGCAGCGCGCACGTGGTCGGCGTGGACTTCGGCCCGGACCGGGTGGTGGCCGCGTGCGCGGACATCACCGGCGCGGTGATCGGCCGGGTCGAGCTGTCCACGAAGGACACCGACGACCCGGTCGGCGTGGTGCACACCGCGGTCGTCCAGGCCGCCACCAGCGCACACGCGGAGATGGCGACGGTCCGGCGGGTGGTGCTCGGCACCCCCGGCCTGGTCGAGCCGGACACCGGCGACATCCGGTTCGCCTGGGATCTGCCCCGCTGGCGGCACGGCCTCCGGGACGCGCTCGGCGAGGACCTGCACACGCCGATCGCGTTCGCCAACGACGTGAACCTGGCCGCGGTCGCCGAGGCGCACGTCGGCGCGGCGCGCGGCGTCGACGACTTCCTGCTGCTCTGGGCCGGCCGCGGCGTCGGTCTCGCGGTCGTGCTCGGCGGCCGCCTGCACCAGGGCTCGACCGGCGCGGCCGGCGAGATCGGCTACCTGCCGGTGCCCGGCGCGCCGATTCCGCGGGACACCGGCAAGCGCGGCGCCAAGGGCGCGTTCCAGCTGCTGGCGGGCGCGGAGGCGGTCCGCGTGGCCGGTCGTGAGCACGGTTTCCGGGGCGCGTCCGCGGCCGACGTGGTGCGCGCCGCCGTCGCGGCCGGGACCAGGGGCGGCCCGTTCCTCGACGACCTGGCGGCCCGGCTCGCGCTCGGCGTGGCCAGCGCGGCCGTGGTGCTGGACCCGCCGATGGTGGTGCTGGCCGGCGAGGTCGGCCGGGCCGGCGGCAGCGCGCTCGCGGAACGGGTGCAGCACGAGGTCGCGGCCACCACGCTGGTCGCGCCGAAGGTGGTGGTCACCGAGGTGACCGAGGAGCCGGTCCTGCAGGGCGCGCTCCGCACCGCGCTGGACGCCGTCCGCGACGAGGTCTTCGGCAGCACCGTGTAG